A genomic segment from Candidatus Viadribacter manganicus encodes:
- the speB gene encoding agmatinase — protein MTDTAKRLVHLRGLPTDSHSSYLRGAAAAPGFIRKALASDHSNLASERGLEIGREIDLVDCGDVPLNEDDQDAAGIIRAITESLDVGAMPLSLGGDHSVTFPIVEAIANRLGPVQILHFDAHPDLYDDFDGDPRSHASPFARIMERGFATKLVQVGIRTMNAHQRAQVARFGVESVEMRTVESWRMPQFAGPLYVSIDLDAFDPAFAPGVSHHEPGGLSPRQVINWVLALDAPLVGADVVELNPSRDQNGVTAILAAKLVKELAAASLFTAVGA, from the coding sequence ATGACGGATACTGCAAAGCGCCTCGTCCATCTTCGAGGGCTGCCGACCGATTCGCACTCCTCTTACTTGCGAGGCGCAGCGGCAGCACCGGGTTTCATTCGCAAGGCTCTCGCGAGCGATCATAGCAATTTGGCGAGCGAGCGCGGGTTGGAGATCGGTCGCGAGATCGACCTCGTCGATTGCGGCGACGTTCCACTCAACGAAGATGACCAGGATGCTGCGGGCATCATCCGCGCGATTACGGAAAGTCTCGACGTTGGCGCGATGCCGCTTTCATTGGGCGGCGATCATTCAGTGACGTTTCCGATTGTAGAGGCCATCGCAAATCGCTTGGGGCCAGTTCAGATCCTGCATTTCGATGCGCACCCGGACCTTTACGACGACTTTGACGGCGATCCGCGGTCCCATGCGTCGCCCTTCGCGAGGATCATGGAGCGAGGTTTCGCTACGAAACTCGTGCAGGTCGGCATACGAACAATGAATGCGCACCAACGCGCCCAGGTGGCGCGCTTTGGTGTTGAGTCTGTTGAGATGCGCACAGTGGAATCTTGGCGGATGCCACAATTCGCTGGCCCGCTCTACGTCAGCATTGATCTTGACGCATTTGATCCAGCGTTTGCTCCGGGCGTGTCGCATCATGAGCCTGGTGGGTTGAGTCCGCGCCAAGTGATCAATTGGGTGTTGGCGCTCGACGCGCCGCTGGTTGGCGCTGATGTTGTCGAACTCAATCCCAGCCGGGATCAAAATGGTGTCACGGCCATTCTTGCGGCGAAGCTTGTCAAGGAACTGGCGGCGGCGTCTTTGTTCACCGCGGTTGGCGCATAG
- a CDS encoding SDR family oxidoreductase gives MNKDLRFDGRVALVTGAGGGLGREHARLLAARGAKVLVNDLTQAEATVQDIVGAGGAAMANTESVIDGGRIVEAALDAFGRVDIVVNNAGFLRDTAFHNMSDKDWGDIYEVHLLGAFRVTRAAWPHMRTQGYGRVVNTSSAAGIYGNFGQTNYSSMKLALHGFTQALAVEGRSKNVHANTIAPAADSQLTRTVMSEEQLRPMRPEYVSPLAAWLCHEECAETGALFEAGGGWFGKLRWQRSDGARLDAANLTIESVREAWPRIAGFEHAHFPGSMAEGMAPFAEIMNPA, from the coding sequence ATGAACAAGGATTTGAGATTTGACGGGCGCGTCGCACTCGTCACAGGCGCCGGCGGTGGCCTTGGGCGCGAGCATGCGCGGTTGCTCGCCGCGCGTGGCGCAAAAGTGTTGGTCAACGACCTAACCCAAGCCGAAGCAACCGTGCAGGATATTGTCGGCGCCGGCGGCGCGGCGATGGCGAACACCGAGTCAGTCATCGACGGAGGGCGCATCGTAGAAGCCGCGCTGGACGCTTTCGGCCGCGTCGACATCGTCGTCAATAATGCGGGATTCTTACGCGACACAGCCTTTCACAACATGTCCGATAAAGATTGGGGTGACATTTATGAAGTGCACCTGCTCGGCGCATTTCGTGTAACGCGGGCCGCTTGGCCGCACATGCGCACCCAGGGGTATGGCCGCGTCGTAAACACTTCTTCGGCCGCCGGAATTTACGGCAATTTCGGCCAGACTAATTATTCCAGCATGAAGTTGGCGCTGCATGGATTTACGCAGGCCCTTGCCGTTGAAGGCCGCTCCAAGAATGTGCACGCCAATACCATCGCCCCGGCTGCGGATTCACAGCTTACGCGGACGGTAATGAGCGAAGAGCAATTGCGCCCCATGCGCCCAGAATATGTGAGCCCGCTCGCGGCTTGGCTCTGCCACGAAGAGTGTGCTGAGACCGGCGCTCTCTTCGAAGCGGGTGGCGGTTGGTTCGGCAAGTTGCGCTGGCAACGCAGCGACGGCGCTAGGCTTGATGCTGCGAACCTGACCATTGAGAGTGTACGCGAAGCATGGCCGCGGATCGCCGGCTTTGAACACGCTCATTTCCCAGGGTCGATGGCAGAAGGCATGGCGCCTTTTGCAGAAATCATGAACCCGGCCTAG
- a CDS encoding acyl-CoA dehydrogenase family protein: MHLNDTPDQAAYRAAARAWLSANAELRRDGDDLAGFRALPDAEKLPRARAWQAKKAAEGYAAIMMAPALGGAGGTPIQHIIYRQEEARYRVPFGVYEIGLGMCLPTIASLAPTLAQRYVPPGIRGEEVWCQLFSEPSAGSDLAALQTRARREGDHWIVNGQKIWTSGAHFSDYGILLARTDPNAPKHAGLTMFVVDMKAPGISVRPLRQMSGERDFNEVFFDNVTILDSHRVTAPGAGWQGALTTLMFERMNVGADIGLIDWRAAARYARERKADDAVTRAKVADWYIESQGVNLFAYRTLTALSGGETPGPEQSIGKLVTARQAQDVAQFLLDALAEDGALCEEHHGEMWAAVERAWCWGAGMRIAGGGDEILRNVIAERVLHLPGEPRTDKGPRLKAREQI, translated from the coding sequence ATGCACCTAAATGACACTCCCGATCAAGCCGCCTACCGAGCCGCCGCGCGTGCGTGGCTCAGCGCCAACGCAGAGCTACGCCGCGATGGCGACGACCTCGCTGGATTTCGCGCGCTACCGGATGCAGAAAAGCTACCGCGCGCGCGCGCCTGGCAAGCCAAGAAGGCGGCGGAGGGATACGCAGCCATCATGATGGCGCCGGCCTTGGGCGGCGCGGGCGGCACACCGATTCAGCACATCATCTACAGGCAAGAAGAAGCGCGCTATCGTGTGCCGTTTGGCGTGTACGAAATCGGTCTTGGCATGTGCTTGCCGACGATTGCGAGCCTCGCGCCCACCTTAGCGCAACGCTATGTGCCGCCCGGCATTCGCGGCGAAGAAGTGTGGTGCCAGTTATTTTCCGAACCGAGCGCGGGCTCGGACTTGGCAGCGCTGCAGACGCGTGCACGACGTGAGGGCGACCACTGGATCGTCAATGGTCAGAAAATCTGGACCAGCGGCGCGCATTTTTCAGACTACGGCATTCTGCTCGCGCGCACCGACCCGAACGCGCCCAAGCATGCAGGGCTCACCATGTTCGTTGTCGACATGAAGGCCCCTGGGATAAGCGTACGCCCGCTCCGGCAGATGAGCGGAGAACGCGATTTCAACGAAGTCTTCTTCGACAACGTGACAATCTTGGACAGCCATCGCGTCACCGCGCCGGGTGCGGGCTGGCAGGGCGCGCTCACGACGCTGATGTTCGAACGCATGAATGTCGGCGCAGACATTGGCTTGATCGATTGGCGGGCCGCCGCCCGTTATGCGCGGGAACGTAAGGCCGACGACGCCGTTACGCGCGCAAAAGTCGCCGATTGGTACATCGAATCTCAGGGCGTAAATCTTTTCGCTTACCGCACTCTCACGGCCCTCAGTGGCGGCGAAACCCCTGGTCCCGAGCAATCAATCGGCAAGCTTGTCACCGCGCGGCAAGCGCAGGATGTCGCGCAATTTCTCCTCGACGCTCTAGCGGAAGACGGCGCGCTCTGCGAGGAACATCACGGAGAGATGTGGGCGGCTGTTGAGCGGGCTTGGTGTTGGGGAGCGGGCATGCGAATAGCTGGCGGCGGCGATGAGATTTTGCGCAACGTCATCGCTGAGCGCGTGTTGCACTTGCCGGGTGAGCCGCGAACCGACAAGGGACCGCGCCTAAAGGCGCGGGAACAAATTTGA
- a CDS encoding MaoC/PaaZ C-terminal domain-containing protein: MVEIGQDLPSLQCGPITRTTLALFAGASGDPNPIHIDTDFARAAGLEDVFAHGMLSVGYLGRLLTQWAPQERLRTWSVRFLAITPVNAQLTLTGRVEEIFDQGGERVARIKLAVTTQSGVQTIAGEALIQL, encoded by the coding sequence ATGGTTGAGATTGGCCAAGACCTCCCCTCGCTTCAGTGCGGCCCGATAACGCGAACCACGTTGGCGCTTTTTGCGGGCGCGTCAGGCGATCCCAACCCGATTCACATCGATACCGATTTTGCGCGTGCGGCAGGTCTAGAGGATGTGTTCGCGCATGGCATGCTTTCAGTCGGATACCTCGGACGCCTGCTGACCCAGTGGGCGCCGCAGGAGAGATTGCGAACTTGGTCTGTCCGTTTTCTCGCTATCACTCCGGTCAATGCGCAGCTGACGCTGACAGGCCGCGTAGAAGAAATATTCGATCAAGGCGGTGAACGCGTGGCGCGCATCAAGCTGGCTGTGACGACGCAGTCGGGCGTGCAGACGATCGCCGGGGAAGCACTGATCCAGCTCTAG
- a CDS encoding lipid-transfer protein produces the protein MAGKAYVLGVGMVPFAKPGRGLSYDEMGEDAARLALADAGIEYAAVQQAYVGFVYGDSTSGQKAVYRLGHSSIPVINVNNACATGSTALFLARQAVASGAVDIALALGFEQMNPGALGVTYSDRKSIMEEHERIVLSNPKDDPNAPIAARMFGGAGLEYQDKYGARTETFAKISEKARTHAARNPFAIFREHLSVEQIMASPPIFGPLTRLQCCPPTCGAAAAIVVSESALKRLGGRAVEIVAQSMRTDPETSFDSGSMISMVGYDMARLAAQDAYEAAGVGPDAVDVVELHDCFTANELLTYEALGLAESGGAERFIWDGDNTYGGKVVTNPSGGLLSKGHPLGATGLAQCAELVWQLRGDAKDRQVEGARTAMQHNLGLGGACVVTIYQPV, from the coding sequence ATGGCCGGTAAGGCTTATGTTCTGGGCGTTGGCATGGTGCCGTTCGCCAAGCCGGGACGCGGGCTCTCCTATGACGAGATGGGCGAAGACGCAGCGCGGCTCGCGCTCGCGGACGCCGGAATTGAGTATGCTGCCGTGCAGCAAGCTTACGTAGGCTTTGTCTACGGTGACTCCACCTCCGGGCAGAAGGCCGTGTATCGACTTGGGCACAGCTCTATTCCGGTCATCAATGTCAACAACGCTTGTGCGACAGGATCGACAGCGTTGTTTCTCGCCCGCCAGGCTGTCGCCAGTGGCGCGGTCGATATCGCACTCGCACTCGGTTTTGAGCAGATGAATCCGGGCGCTCTGGGCGTCACTTATTCCGATCGCAAGTCTATCATGGAGGAGCACGAGCGGATCGTGCTCAGCAATCCCAAGGATGACCCCAACGCGCCCATCGCCGCACGTATGTTTGGTGGCGCGGGTCTTGAGTATCAGGACAAATACGGCGCACGCACTGAAACCTTCGCCAAGATTTCGGAGAAAGCGCGCACGCATGCGGCGCGCAATCCGTTTGCGATTTTCCGCGAGCATCTCAGCGTTGAGCAGATTATGGCCTCACCGCCGATTTTCGGTCCGTTGACGCGCCTCCAATGTTGCCCGCCCACGTGCGGAGCGGCGGCTGCGATCGTTGTGTCGGAAAGCGCGCTGAAGCGGCTAGGCGGCCGCGCGGTGGAGATCGTGGCGCAAAGCATGCGCACCGATCCAGAAACCAGTTTCGACAGTGGCTCAATGATCTCGATGGTCGGTTACGACATGGCGCGTCTGGCCGCTCAAGATGCCTACGAAGCAGCTGGCGTTGGGCCCGATGCTGTCGACGTGGTCGAATTGCATGATTGCTTCACTGCCAACGAATTGTTGACCTACGAAGCCCTGGGGCTTGCTGAATCTGGGGGCGCTGAGCGCTTCATATGGGATGGCGACAACACATATGGCGGCAAAGTCGTCACCAATCCGTCCGGCGGCTTATTGTCTAAGGGGCACCCACTCGGCGCGACGGGTTTAGCGCAATGCGCGGAACTCGTTTGGCAGTTGCGTGGGGACGCCAAGGACCGCCAAGTCGAGGGCGCGCGCACCGCGATGCAACACAATCTTGGGCTCGGCGGCGCGTGCGTCGTCACAATCTATCAGCCAGTGTAA
- a CDS encoding TetR/AcrR family transcriptional regulator, which translates to MFARQGFHGTSTAEISAACNASKSWIYHYFDSKEAILYELLDEFMEMYVGRIEGAVSAARTPADRLRAYMREALAVLIAYRINYARLFGDVDALPPKQQRSIRDRERAISESLRDILIELRPELKRHETLLMPITLLSMGSLVWSHTWFDPKGPVSLDRLVDLATALLVSGLDGALAVAEAQN; encoded by the coding sequence TTGTTTGCCCGACAAGGCTTTCACGGCACGTCGACGGCGGAGATTTCTGCGGCGTGTAACGCGTCCAAATCGTGGATTTATCACTACTTCGATTCCAAAGAAGCAATCCTCTACGAGCTGCTCGACGAATTCATGGAAATGTACGTCGGGCGCATCGAGGGCGCCGTTAGCGCCGCGCGCACACCTGCAGATCGGTTGCGCGCCTATATGCGCGAAGCTCTCGCTGTCCTCATCGCATATCGGATAAACTACGCACGACTCTTTGGCGACGTCGACGCGCTGCCGCCAAAACAGCAGCGCAGTATCCGCGATCGCGAACGCGCGATTTCGGAAAGTCTACGCGACATTCTGATCGAGCTGCGACCGGAACTGAAGCGCCATGAAACCCTTCTGATGCCAATCACATTGCTGTCGATGGGCTCGCTGGTTTGGAGCCACACTTGGTTTGATCCAAAGGGCCCGGTTTCGCTGGATCGATTGGTAGATCTAGCGACCGCCCTGCTCGTCAGTGGATTGGACGGTGCGCTCGCAGTAGCGGAGGCGCAGAATTGA
- a CDS encoding enoyl-CoA hydratase/isomerase family protein codes for MIRTTFDSLSGVARVSLATPERANALTPDDIRALAQAVEAAGREPELRCLVLDADGDTFSAGADLDALAHVSTEALLASAADDFSHLAQMFAACPAPTLCALNGPAVGGGAGVALLADVIVASASAKLIFPFARLGLVPDSGLTKIVTTALGPSRTRLLFLSGGAIDAAPAFQAGLVSQCVPADEFATAVAKSISILSRTPLGLAPALRALIDDCSERSLREQIVLEARAQAERLSLPQTRSAIAAALATMRQPR; via the coding sequence ATGATCCGCACAACGTTCGACAGCTTAAGCGGTGTCGCGCGGGTCTCTCTTGCAACGCCTGAGCGCGCCAACGCGCTGACGCCAGACGACATTCGTGCGCTGGCTCAAGCGGTTGAAGCGGCCGGACGCGAGCCAGAGCTGCGTTGTCTCGTCCTTGATGCTGACGGCGACACGTTTTCCGCCGGCGCAGACCTTGATGCGCTGGCGCATGTGTCCACCGAAGCGCTGCTGGCGTCCGCAGCCGACGATTTCTCCCATCTTGCACAAATGTTCGCTGCCTGCCCGGCGCCAACCCTCTGCGCTCTCAATGGACCAGCAGTCGGCGGCGGCGCGGGTGTCGCGCTATTGGCCGACGTGATCGTTGCCAGCGCTAGCGCGAAGTTGATTTTTCCGTTCGCGCGCCTGGGACTGGTGCCTGACTCTGGATTGACCAAGATTGTCACCACCGCCTTGGGCCCTAGTCGAACGCGTCTGCTGTTCTTAAGCGGCGGCGCGATTGACGCAGCGCCGGCGTTTCAGGCCGGATTGGTGTCACAATGCGTCCCAGCGGACGAGTTCGCCACTGCTGTAGCGAAGTCGATCTCGATACTCAGCCGCACGCCCCTCGGCCTTGCGCCCGCATTGCGCGCGCTGATTGATGATTGCAGTGAACGAAGCCTGCGCGAGCAGATCGTTCTTGAAGCGCGCGCACAGGCTGAACGCTTGAGTCTGCCACAGACGCGCAGCGCAATCGCTGCTGCGCTGGCGACTATGCGCCAACCGCGGTGA
- a CDS encoding acyl-CoA dehydrogenase family protein — translation MNFAFSSEHQAFAESVTRALERACPLAEVRAALSQPDWRFHLSAWDNLRDLGVLAAALPEEYGGAHDVIALAAAAEAVGATLAPAPVGSALYLFGLTLLSEGDLGSKSKWLAALAQGATVGAGYFGSGLRVTNGRVTGNARPVFDGLAAQVLIVRANDGDAASLFLVSLDESGGMEKRPLRTLDASKPAAEIIFADCPAIRLGGEDSVQRAKDRAATLLAFEQIGGAGAALAIARAYVSDRAAFGRAIGSYQSIKHALADVWVKLETARGHAYYALWAMTSGGEDFPLAAAAAHVSASDAFEMAARVCVHVHGGIGFTWDAAPQLYYRRARALSAFLGSTQAWRDDLGRRLIDGERPRR, via the coding sequence ATGAATTTCGCGTTTTCGAGCGAGCACCAAGCGTTCGCTGAAAGCGTAACGCGAGCGCTTGAGCGCGCCTGCCCTTTGGCAGAGGTGCGCGCGGCGCTCTCACAACCGGACTGGCGCTTTCATCTATCCGCTTGGGACAATCTGCGCGATCTTGGCGTGTTGGCGGCAGCGTTGCCCGAGGAATACGGGGGCGCGCACGATGTTATCGCGCTCGCGGCGGCGGCCGAGGCCGTAGGCGCAACTCTGGCGCCGGCGCCTGTGGGCTCAGCACTCTATTTGTTCGGCCTCACCTTGCTCAGTGAGGGCGACCTCGGATCAAAATCGAAATGGCTCGCCGCGTTGGCACAGGGCGCAACCGTCGGGGCAGGCTATTTCGGGTCGGGCCTTCGCGTCACCAACGGTCGGGTAACAGGAAACGCCCGGCCCGTCTTCGATGGACTTGCCGCGCAAGTGCTCATCGTTCGCGCCAATGATGGCGATGCGGCATCTCTTTTTCTGGTGTCTCTCGACGAGAGCGGGGGCATGGAGAAGCGCCCGCTGCGTACTCTGGACGCTTCGAAGCCGGCGGCCGAGATTATCTTCGCCGACTGCCCTGCGATCAGACTTGGTGGCGAAGATAGCGTCCAACGCGCCAAGGACCGCGCCGCCACGTTGCTCGCGTTTGAGCAAATTGGAGGCGCTGGCGCAGCGCTAGCGATCGCGCGCGCTTACGTATCAGACAGAGCCGCTTTTGGGCGCGCGATCGGCTCGTACCAATCGATTAAGCATGCTCTGGCAGATGTGTGGGTCAAGCTCGAGACGGCTCGGGGGCATGCGTATTATGCGCTTTGGGCCATGACCTCCGGCGGCGAAGATTTTCCTCTAGCTGCGGCTGCCGCGCATGTCAGCGCCAGCGATGCGTTCGAGATGGCCGCGCGCGTATGCGTCCATGTGCACGGCGGAATCGGGTTCACCTGGGACGCGGCTCCTCAGCTCTACTATCGCCGCGCACGCGCGCTTTCAGCTTTTCTGGGTTCAACACAGGCTTGGCGCGACGACCTCGGGCGGCGCCTGATTGATGGGGAACGGCCGCGCCGCTGA
- a CDS encoding MaoC family dehydratase N-terminal domain-containing protein, with translation MISPDLIGRTHSRSILVERGPLSAFARSIGETNSLYFDVEAARQRGHPDLVVPPSYLFSLLLFAEADHPWVVDLGVDLSKILHGEQRFEHDGLIFAGETLTLKSAITEIYEKRGGALEFVERATDVFAGEQRRGRLITTLVVRHG, from the coding sequence TTGATCAGCCCTGACTTGATCGGCCGAACTCATTCTCGATCGATATTAGTCGAACGCGGGCCACTCAGCGCCTTTGCCCGCTCGATTGGCGAAACCAATTCGCTCTATTTTGACGTCGAGGCGGCGCGCCAGCGGGGGCATCCGGATCTTGTTGTGCCGCCAAGCTATCTCTTCTCCCTATTGCTCTTCGCTGAGGCCGATCATCCTTGGGTCGTCGACCTCGGCGTAGATCTCAGCAAGATTTTGCATGGCGAGCAGCGCTTCGAGCATGACGGGCTGATTTTTGCTGGCGAGACGCTGACGCTCAAATCGGCGATTACAGAGATTTACGAGAAGCGCGGCGGCGCTCTGGAGTTTGTTGAGCGCGCTACTGATGTCTTCGCGGGCGAACAAAGGCGTGGGCGGTTGATAACGACATTGGTGGTGCGTCATGGTTGA
- a CDS encoding enoyl-CoA hydratase/isomerase family protein → MLLWNRSSDKSTIWTRYTPQKSPPSTCRESLVGQTIGRCALGSSDVCRHDRALSHLPRFNSACLVASGQSLTNRSGDAIDFCMDRPAANLISTTRRGNILVLAVNNPPVNALGLQLRRALVDALRSVANAPVQAILLTGDKGRFVSGADIAELDQPVAAPDLLDIEQLIATVRAPVIADLQGQVLGGGLLLALMCDARVANPSARLGYPEIQLGLIPTFGGTQITPRLCGPKFAAELMASGTPIDTPTALAHGLIDAIEDNAERWVKKRSAHLAKRRALHLRWRDDGARDKVAAYQAGLAVAQPGFDAPLAALDAMRAGFDASLSEALKIEHTLFETLRQSVQSQTLRELFFAERAAARAPIGGDTPVTVLTPGLLSTFGCIELVCGAGDRSLGDVVAAARAQGERCLLSSRISVAGVMHDAMRAEIDRHSSLLGPARLTTVLRAEGFSRGVAAYWTGVETDEVEPASEHFGAIADALTECGYSLLQQGSAFSVAHLRAICASALGWPRFRSNLFPRL, encoded by the coding sequence TTGCTTCTTTGGAATCGAAGTAGTGATAAATCCACGATTTGGACGCGTTACACGCCGCAGAAATCTCCGCCGTCGACGTGCCGTGAAAGCCTTGTCGGGCAAACAATTGGGCGGTGCGCTCTAGGATCATCTGACGTTTGTCGTCATGATCGCGCGCTCTCACACCTGCCAAGATTCAACTCCGCCTGTCTGGTCGCTAGCGGTCAATCATTGACCAACCGTTCAGGTGATGCAATCGATTTTTGCATGGATCGTCCTGCGGCAAATCTCATCAGCACGACTCGACGCGGCAACATCCTCGTTCTCGCCGTGAACAATCCCCCCGTCAACGCATTGGGTTTGCAACTTCGGCGAGCCCTAGTTGACGCGCTTCGCAGCGTTGCTAATGCGCCGGTCCAAGCCATTCTCCTGACCGGTGATAAAGGCCGCTTTGTTTCGGGCGCGGACATCGCTGAACTCGATCAGCCCGTGGCGGCGCCCGATCTGCTCGACATCGAACAGTTGATTGCGACGGTTCGCGCTCCCGTGATTGCCGATTTGCAAGGGCAGGTGCTTGGCGGGGGACTGTTGCTGGCATTGATGTGCGATGCTCGTGTGGCCAATCCCAGCGCGCGTCTTGGATATCCAGAAATCCAACTCGGGCTTATCCCAACGTTCGGCGGCACGCAGATTACGCCACGCCTCTGTGGTCCCAAGTTTGCTGCCGAACTGATGGCTTCGGGAACGCCGATCGATACGCCGACCGCGCTGGCCCATGGCCTCATTGATGCGATCGAAGACAATGCCGAGCGTTGGGTGAAAAAGCGAAGCGCTCACCTTGCCAAACGCCGGGCATTACACCTGCGTTGGCGTGACGATGGTGCGCGCGATAAAGTAGCCGCCTATCAGGCAGGGCTGGCCGTGGCGCAGCCTGGCTTTGACGCGCCGTTGGCTGCGTTGGATGCGATGAGGGCAGGTTTTGACGCTTCATTGAGTGAGGCGCTGAAAATCGAACACACGCTGTTTGAAACTCTCCGGCAGTCGGTGCAATCGCAAACCTTGCGCGAATTGTTCTTCGCTGAACGTGCTGCGGCGCGTGCGCCCATTGGCGGAGACACGCCCGTGACGGTGCTAACACCGGGACTCTTGTCGACATTCGGCTGTATCGAACTGGTCTGCGGCGCGGGCGATCGGAGTCTTGGTGATGTCGTGGCTGCGGCGCGCGCGCAAGGCGAGCGGTGTCTGTTGTCTTCTCGAATAAGCGTTGCCGGAGTTATGCACGACGCCATGCGTGCGGAAATTGATCGGCACTCATCGCTGCTGGGGCCGGCACGCTTGACAACGGTTTTGCGCGCCGAAGGATTTTCGCGAGGAGTGGCCGCATATTGGACCGGCGTCGAGACCGATGAAGTCGAGCCCGCCTCCGAACACTTTGGAGCGATCGCCGATGCGCTAACTGAGTGCGGCTATAGTCTCTTGCAGCAGGGGAGCGCATTCAGTGTGGCGCACCTCAGAGCCATTTGTGCATCGGCATTGGGTTGGCCGCGTTTTCGTTCAAATTTGTTCCCGCGCCTTTAG